The window GTTCTCTTCAGCGGTGAGTTTCGCAACGAGGTCGATGATTTCGCTTTGGATTGTCACGTCCAGGCCGGTTGTGGGCTCATCAAGGATCAAGCACGATGGCCGACGCACCAAGGCCAAAGCCAGTGCTACCCTTTGGGCCATTCCTCCTGATATCTGATGTGCATACTGGCGCATGCGTTGCTCTGGTTCGGTGACTTGTACTGATTTTAAGGACGCAACTGCAAGTCGGCGGGCCTCTGCCCGGCCTATTTTCGCGCCCAGCCGGGCAGCGTCCTCAAGCTGCCGGCCAATTGTCATGACAGGGTTTAGCGATGCCTTTGCATCCTGGAAGACCGTGCCCAGCAGCTGTCCTCGCACGGATTGCATTTGTTGGTCGGTCCAGGCGGAGATATCTTTGCCGTCCACCACAATGCGGCCAGCGGTGCGCTTGAATCCTTGGGAGTTCAGTCCAAGCACGCTCAGGGCCGTCAATGACTTTCCACTGCCGGTTTCGCCTACGACGGCGGTGACCCCGGCCCGCGGTACAACGAAGGATACGTCATGAAGGACCGGGACTTCGGAGCCGTCACGGGTGCGGAACATTCCGCTGAGGCCTTCTATGAGAATGTGTGGGGATTTTGCCGCTGTCTTCACGATTTGTGCTCCCTGTCGGTCAGGCCATCGCCCACTAGATAGAAGGCACAGGCGAGGATGATGATTGCAACCCCCGGGAAGAGCGAGATCCACCATGAATCGATGTCGTTTCGGCCAGCCGCAATCATGGAACCCCACTCGGGACTGCCAGGCTCGATCCCTACGCCGATAAATCCAAGGCTCGAGATAATGATGGCCACCCACGCTGCGTTAACCGCTGCGAAGGAAATGAGGGGGCTAAGAGTGTTCGGGACAAGATGACGGAGGAGCACCCCTGCCCCGGAATGGCCCACCATGCGGGCCGCATCTGCATATTCCATAGTCTTTTGGCTGAGCACTTCGGCCCGGGCCAACCGCAGGTATCCGGGGATACCGACGATCATGATCACGATTACAACGTTTGTTATTCCGGGCCCGGTGGTAACGACAATGAGCATCGCGAGCAAAAGAGGCGGAAAAGCCTGGAGTATCTCCACCAGGCGCATCACAATTGTGTCGAAAATCCCTCCCACGAAACCGGTCACGGCGCCTATCAGGCCTCCGGCGAGGAACGCAAGCCCCACGCTGACCAGAGTGACGCCAAAGTCCGTCGCGGTTGCGGCCAACGTCTTGGAGAAGATGTCGGCGCCGACGGCGTCGGTGCCAAACCAATGCTGGGAGTCCGGTGGGGAAAAGGGGACGCCCACGCCTGTGGCTTGAGGATCGAAGGGGGTCCAGACCTGTCCGATCAGTGCGACAAGGACCAGTGCGCCCATGAGCAGCAGACCAAGAGTCAACGGAATATTGACACTGGTGAATTTGATGCGTTGGGATCTACGACTGGGGGCGGCTAACGTTACCGGCCTATCTAAGCGGTTCATGAGGTTCGGATCCTCGGGTCAGCGAGGCGGTAAGCGACATCTACCGCCGTGTAAATGAGCACGTAAAGGATGGCTGAATAGAGCACGAAGCCCTGCAAAGCCGGAAAGTCCGATTGCTGGATGGCGTTGAGGGCGTATTGGCCCACGCCAGGCCAGCCGAACACGCTCTCAACAAGCACAGCACCCGCGAAGGCGAAGGCCACAGCGTTGGCGATCATGGTGATAACTGGAAGTACGGCATTTCTGAGGGCATAGCGGAAATGGACCACGGAGTTTGGGAAGCCAAGCACCCTGGCATTTCGCACGTACTGGCTTTCCAGCGCCCCGACCATGGCGGTTCGGGTGACGCGGGTGATAGGGGAGAACACCCCGAACATCAGAGTCACTACTGGCAGGACCAAGTGCGTGATGGCAACACCCGCTGTTGACCATTGGCCGGAGAAAGCAGCATCGAGGACATACCAGCCAGTCAATGCTGGTGGTGGGGCGACACCGAAGGGCAAGCGGCCGATGGGTCCCGGCAGGATTCCCAGACTCACGAAGAAGAGTGACAGCAGCACGAGGCCAAGCCAGAACTGCGGCATGGCCAGTGCGGCGACCGTCAATGCCCTGATGCTGTGATCCAGAAAGCGGTCACGGTGGACTGCCGCCACCACACCCAGCAGGATTCCCACGATGATGCCGATCACCAGGGCCGACGTCCCGAGCTCCAATGTTGCGGGCAACCGCGATGCCAGGTCGTCGGCGACGGGCCGTCCCGTCATGAACGATGTGCCCAAGTCCCCTTTTAGCAGGGACTGCAGAAAGCGCAAATACTGATCCCACAGTGACTGGTCAAGCCCCAAGTCATGTTCGATGGCAGCGCGTATCTCAGGGGTGGCATCCGCTGGAACGAGGAGAGTGGTGGGAGAGGGGGAAACTATGCGGGATAGGAAGAATGTCACCGTGACAACGCCCCAGATGACGAAGACGGCTCCCGCGGATCGGATGGCTATTGCCCGGACGAGGCGCCCCTTGGAGCCTCGTCGGGGCTGTGCTGGGGGAGGATCCACAGCCAGCGTGGGAGGAGCGAGGGAAGTTGCGGTACTCATGGCGCGGTCGACACGGGAGTCTTTTGCCCGGCCCTGAACGAGGCGCCGCGGTGGTCGTCACGCAAATGTCTCTGGCCAAGACCAAAAAGCCGTTCCCGAAGGGTTTCTTCCTCGTACTCTTCGCGGAACAGGCCCCGTTCACGCAGCCTTGGCAGCAGGTGCTCGAAGATGTCGTCGTGCGTACCTGGACTGAGATGGGACTCAATCATGAACCCGTCGATGCCGGTCTCTGCGACGTAGTCCGTCATCTGGTCCACTACCTCGTCAGGAGTACCCGCCAGGATCAAGCCACGAAGGCCTCGTGTACGGAATTCCGCGAGGATCTCGCGCACTGTGGCGGCAGGGTGGTCTTGTGTGGCTTGGTATCGGTCAATATTGGACTGCCCAACCTCGCTGGTCATTCCTTCCAAGGTGGAATCCGGATCCAGGTCAAGGAGATTGATGCCGGTATTGAACGCGAATCTGACTGCTCCAGCCACATCCGATGAGTATTCGGCGAGTTCTGCTGCCTTGAGGCGTGCCTGGTCTGGATCAGGGTCGGTGAGCAGCGTGACGCCGACAAGAATCTTGATCGAGTCACGGTCTCGGCCGGCCGCCTCCGCCCTGTCACGGATGTCCTTGACGTTGGCGGCAACGGCCGGAGCGGTGGTGCCCTGGAGGAAGACGCACTCGGCGTTGCGTGCTGCGAACTCCTTGCCACGTTCAGATGTGCCTGCCTGAAAAAGCACTGGGGTGCGCTGGGGGGTTGGCTCCACAGTAAACATGCCATGGCAGGAAAAGTAGGGTCCGTCGTATTCCACGGGGTGGACCATGGAAGCATCGGCATAGACCCTGGCTTCCTTGTCCGCTTTCACGGCTCCGTCTTGCCATGCACCTTCCCACAGGGTGAGGCTTAGATCGACGTAGTCGTCGGCCACGGCGTAGCGGTCCGAATGCTTTGTCAGATCGAGTCCGAAAAGCGCAGAAGCTGTGTCTGCAGAGGACCCAGTCACGATGTTCCAGCCGACCCTGCCGTTGGAAAAGTGATCCAGCGTAGCGAAACGGCGCGCATTGGAGTATGGAAGGTCGTATGTCGTTGCACTCGTCAGTACCAGGCCGATGCGCTCTGTCGCCGATGCAAGGGCGGACACCAGTACCAGCGGATCCGACCGGGAGAGGTCCGCGTCCTCGATGGCCGCATGCGGTACCACTCCGTTGAGGGACGGGTAGCCGAACGAGTCGGCGAGGAAGATGAAGTCCAGTTTTGCCGCCTCGGCACGCTGTGCCAGCGAAGTCCAGTAGGTCAAAGATCGGTAATTGACGGTTGTGTTGTCGGGGTGGCGCCAGCTGTTTCCGGAGGTGCCGTTCGGTGTCACTGTTTGGAACAACCCGAGGATGAGTGGTTTCACGCTAGTCCTTTCTTAGGTCACCGCGTTGGTAGTACCTAACAGTGAGGGGGCCTCAGCGGCGGTGTCAACGTTTTGCAGAAATATTTTCTGCAAAACAAACTTTTCTGCCAGGAGGAAAAGTTTTCTGTGCTCAAGGGTGGAAAACCAGTTGAAGCTCCCGTAGGCTCGACCGAACGGCTGCAACATATCTACTCCTCCGTCGAAGTCGCTGGAGAGGTAGAGGTGGCCCCTGGACGCCGCGAGCCTGGTGAAAGCGGTGTTCAGTCGAGAAGAACAACAAGGAGGCTTTCTGGTGTCTGTTGAAGCGATACAGCCAAAGGCTGCTCGCTATCCCATCGAGTCGGTTGCCAATGCGGGCAGGCTCCTTGGTCTGTTCAAAGAGAGGCGCGAGCTCCGGCTCTCCGACGTAGCGGAAGCCCTCGCGGTCTCTCCGTCCACGGCCCACCGACTGCTAACCACCCTTGAGGTGAGTCATATGGTGGTGCAGAACTCAAACACCCGGTGTTATGAACCGGGTCCTGAGTTGATGGCCATTGCGCATTCACTCCTGCCCACGGAAACACGCTGGAGCTTTGCGCGACCGTACCTGGAGCGGTTGAGTGAACGGGTGGGTGAAACGGTCAGCCTTGCCATCCTTCAGGGACCGGTGGTTGTTTTTGTGGAGTCCATCGAGTCCGCTGCTGCGGTGCGGGTGGGCTCGCGTCTTGGCGCTGTCATGCCTGCGCACTGCACTTCTGTGGGGAAGCTCCTGCTCGCCCAGCTTCCCGAGGACAAGCTGCTGGAAACGTATCCTTCAGAAGAGCTGGTTCAGGCGAACGCCAAGAGCATCGCAACCAGGGACGAACTTCAGGTTCATCTGCGAAAGACGGCCAAGCGTGGCTATGCCACAAACTTTGGTGAGGGTGAACCCGGTATCAGTGGGGTGGCAGTCCTGGTTGAATCCAAGTCGCGGCCAAGCTATGCCTTGGCGGTAGCAGCGCCGAGCGAAAGGCTGGCCCAAGGGCGTGTGAAGGAATTGGTTAGTGAACTCCAGGCTACGGCCAGCGCATTGTCTGACTTGAGCTGAGGTCCTTGCCGGGCACTTAGGTACTTCCTTACAAACAAGAGCGGACGACGGCGGGTGCTTACCCGCCGTCGTCCGCTTCTGTTTTGTGCTGAGTGCTACTGGGTGACCAGCAGTCCGGTGTCCCAGTTGAAGTCCTCAAACTCCGGGTTGGCCTGCATGGTCATCAGCACGAACTGGAAGCCCTCGAGCTCACGAGCCCGCTTCAGGGGGCCGACCACCAAGGGGCGCATGCCGGCGGCGCTGACGAAGGTGCTGACGGCGGTGGTGGCTTCTGCGTTATCCCCTGCGATGAAGACGTCCAGCGGCTTGCCACCAGACTCGCCGGCAATCAGGGTGCCGGCAAAGGTCGTGTTGAAGGCCTTGACGACGTTGGCGCCCACGGGAGCGAGCTGAGCGATTTCCTCTGCGGCTGAAGTGCCGGGTTCGACAACGAGGGAATCGAAGGTTTCGAAGTTCACCGGATTGGTGATGTCGATGATAGTTTTGCCGGCCAGCGCGTCGCCATATGCAGTGACGATCGACTTGGCTGCCTCGAACGGAACAGCAAGAACGACGATTGCTCCTTGCGGGGCAGTGGCCGTAGTGCCGGAGGAGACGCCTGCGCCCAGATCCGCAGCGAGTTCCTGGGCCTTGATCACATCCTGTCCGAGGATCTCGACCGTGAGGCCGCCTGCGAGGGCGCGGGTGGCGATGCCACGTGCCATGTTGCCGTTTCCGATGATGGTGAGGTTGGTCATGGGAGTCTTCTTTCCGAATATGCGGGCGAGGAAATTTTTCATGGGATTCTGCTCTGCTTGAAATCAATGGTTGAAGCTACAACTAAATATAAGTGAATATAGTTGAAGCGTCAAGTAGTTACTTTGAGGGGTGGCCCCAAGTCTGGGGTTGAGGTCCAGCTAGGGCGTGTCGTCAGCCATGAGTTCAGTGTGCCTCACGATGGTTCGGCGCCTGCGTTCCAGATCAAGCTGCCCGGTGATCACCTCGTGGACGTTGGGACTTGAAACCCACGCGTGGCACAAGGTCACTATCGACAGGAGGAGATCTTCCGCCTGGGTGACAGTCACGCCGGGGAGTGCGGCTTGAATTTCTGTAACTTTGTTCGCTGCCTGCAGGGCGCGCACCCTGGCGCCCACGGGGGAGCTTCGCTCCAACCCCTCCCAGGACGTCAAGCGGGCCAGGCTTGGGTGACTGACGGCAAAGTCGAAATAGCGACCCGCGAAATCCGCCACGGCGATCGGGCCCTGGCCGTTGACGGGCACGTCCTCCAGTGCTGTTGTCAGTTCATGGGTGAGGGCCGCTTCGAAGAGCTTGGCCTTGTTGCCGAAGTAAAAATAGATCCGTTCAGGGTTGGTTCCGGACTTTTTTGAGATCTCATGCACGCGCCCACCGGAGAATCCCCGCTCTGAGAATTCCGAGATGGCGGCGTTCAGTAGCTTCGCCTTAGTTGCGTCCGTGTCCCAAGCCATGTGCCCATACTAACTCCAAACGTTTGTTTGCAGTTGCGGCCTCGTGGGTCTAGCATCAATTCCAAGTGAAAGTTTGGAGATTACATGGAGCACGATGGCAAAGCGTTGGCAGCGGACGAGACGGATGCCCACCACCACCGCACGCCGGGGCTGGCTTCAGTGCATGTCCGGGCAGTCATCACCTGGCTGGCAATATTTCCGCTTGCAGCGCTAGGCATGAGTGCGCTCGGTGACCTGGCTCCTGCCTGGCCACCGGTTTTGCGGGCTTTCGTTTTGACCCTTGTGGTGGTCCCCACGGCGGTCTACTTTGCTGTACCCCGGCTCTTGTCCTTTCATGCCCGCATGACCCGGGCAGCGAGGCGCCGCGGGGGCAGCCGCGTTCAATAATCCGCCGGGGGAACATCCCGGCTATCACCAAAGGAGAGTGCAGTGCAGATAACTGCAGCCGTAGCCCGTGAGCATGACAAGCCCTTCACCATTGAACAGCTTGAGCTGGACGGCCTCCGGCACAACGAAGTCAGGGTGCGCTTGGTTGCCACCGGAATATGCCACACCGACGTATTGGTTCGTGACGGGGTCTACCCCACGCCCCTCCCTGCAGTCCTCGGGCACGAGGGGGCCGGTGTAGTCGAAGCTGTGGGCGACTCCGTTGTGTCCGTCGTACCCGGAGACCACGTGGTCCTGGCTGCCGCGTATTGCGGACACTGCAAACGCTGCCGCAATGGGCAAATGGCTTACTGCGAAAATCTGATGGCCGCCGACTTTGGTGGGCGGCGGATGGACGGTCAGACGTCACTGAGTAAGGATGGCGAGGTAATCTCGTCTCACTTCTTCGGCCAGTCATCCTTTGCGACGTACGCGAACGTGGTTGAGGAATCGATCGTCCGGGTTGATAAAGACCTCCCCTTGGAGCACTTGGGGCCGCTGGGCTGCGGCATCAACACGGGAGCGGGGACAGTGCTCAATGAGCTTCAACCCGACATTGGTTCCTCGCTGGTGGTCTTTGGTACCGGGGCTGTAGGGTGCGCTGCCGTCATGGCGGCCAAGGTAGCCGACTGCGCCACGATCGTTGCCGTGGACATCCATGATTCGCGGCTGGAGCTGGCCCGCGAGCTTGGTGCCACGCATGTGATCAATTCACTCACGGAAAACGTGGCGGATCGTTTGCGGGAGATTACTGCCGGTCAGGGTGTCGACTATGTGGTGGATACTACGGGAATTCCGGCATTGCTTCGCCAGGCTGCCGATGCTCTGGGCGTCCGCGGAACTGTGGCGCTGGTCGGTGCTGCCAAGCCCGGCACGGAAGTCAGTTTCGAAATAGGAGCCTCTCTGGTGAAGGGATGGACATTCAAGACGGTTGTCCAGGGCAGCTCTGTCCCGCAGGTATTTATCCCGCGGCTGATTCAGCTGTGGAAGGAAGGACGCTTCCCGTTTG is drawn from Arthrobacter sp. 31Y and contains these coding sequences:
- a CDS encoding ABC transporter ATP-binding protein, which encodes MKTAAKSPHILIEGLSGMFRTRDGSEVPVLHDVSFVVPRAGVTAVVGETGSGKSLTALSVLGLNSQGFKRTAGRIVVDGKDISAWTDQQMQSVRGQLLGTVFQDAKASLNPVMTIGRQLEDAARLGAKIGRAEARRLAVASLKSVQVTEPEQRMRQYAHQISGGMAQRVALALALVRRPSCLILDEPTTGLDVTIQSEIIDLVAKLTAEENLTTYLITHDLGVVAKIASNVVVMHSGRVLEQTTTKEFFENPQHEYSARLIAASRLGEERTR
- a CDS encoding ABC transporter permease encodes the protein MNRLDRPVTLAAPSRRSQRIKFTSVNIPLTLGLLLMGALVLVALIGQVWTPFDPQATGVGVPFSPPDSQHWFGTDAVGADIFSKTLAATATDFGVTLVSVGLAFLAGGLIGAVTGFVGGIFDTIVMRLVEILQAFPPLLLAMLIVVTTGPGITNVVIVIMIVGIPGYLRLARAEVLSQKTMEYADAARMVGHSGAGVLLRHLVPNTLSPLISFAAVNAAWVAIIISSLGFIGVGIEPGSPEWGSMIAAGRNDIDSWWISLFPGVAIIILACAFYLVGDGLTDREHKS
- a CDS encoding ABC transporter permease, yielding MSTATSLAPPTLAVDPPPAQPRRGSKGRLVRAIAIRSAGAVFVIWGVVTVTFFLSRIVSPSPTTLLVPADATPEIRAAIEHDLGLDQSLWDQYLRFLQSLLKGDLGTSFMTGRPVADDLASRLPATLELGTSALVIGIIVGILLGVVAAVHRDRFLDHSIRALTVAALAMPQFWLGLVLLSLFFVSLGILPGPIGRLPFGVAPPPALTGWYVLDAAFSGQWSTAGVAITHLVLPVVTLMFGVFSPITRVTRTAMVGALESQYVRNARVLGFPNSVVHFRYALRNAVLPVITMIANAVAFAFAGAVLVESVFGWPGVGQYALNAIQQSDFPALQGFVLYSAILYVLIYTAVDVAYRLADPRIRTS
- a CDS encoding NtaA/DmoA family FMN-dependent monooxygenase (This protein belongs to a clade of FMN-dependent monooxygenases, within a broader family of flavin-dependent oxidoreductases, the luciferase-like monooxygenase (LMM) family, some of whose members use coenzyme F420 rather than FMN.), giving the protein MKPLILGLFQTVTPNGTSGNSWRHPDNTTVNYRSLTYWTSLAQRAEAAKLDFIFLADSFGYPSLNGVVPHAAIEDADLSRSDPLVLVSALASATERIGLVLTSATTYDLPYSNARRFATLDHFSNGRVGWNIVTGSSADTASALFGLDLTKHSDRYAVADDYVDLSLTLWEGAWQDGAVKADKEARVYADASMVHPVEYDGPYFSCHGMFTVEPTPQRTPVLFQAGTSERGKEFAARNAECVFLQGTTAPAVAANVKDIRDRAEAAGRDRDSIKILVGVTLLTDPDPDQARLKAAELAEYSSDVAGAVRFAFNTGINLLDLDPDSTLEGMTSEVGQSNIDRYQATQDHPAATVREILAEFRTRGLRGLILAGTPDEVVDQMTDYVAETGIDGFMIESHLSPGTHDDIFEHLLPRLRERGLFREEYEEETLRERLFGLGQRHLRDDHRGASFRAGQKTPVSTAP
- a CDS encoding IclR family transcriptional regulator produces the protein MSVEAIQPKAARYPIESVANAGRLLGLFKERRELRLSDVAEALAVSPSTAHRLLTTLEVSHMVVQNSNTRCYEPGPELMAIAHSLLPTETRWSFARPYLERLSERVGETVSLAILQGPVVVFVESIESAAAVRVGSRLGAVMPAHCTSVGKLLLAQLPEDKLLETYPSEELVQANAKSIATRDELQVHLRKTAKRGYATNFGEGEPGISGVAVLVESKSRPSYALAVAAPSERLAQGRVKELVSELQATASALSDLS
- a CDS encoding NADPH-dependent F420 reductase codes for the protein MKNFLARIFGKKTPMTNLTIIGNGNMARGIATRALAGGLTVEILGQDVIKAQELAADLGAGVSSGTTATAPQGAIVVLAVPFEAAKSIVTAYGDALAGKTIIDITNPVNFETFDSLVVEPGTSAAEEIAQLAPVGANVVKAFNTTFAGTLIAGESGGKPLDVFIAGDNAEATTAVSTFVSAAGMRPLVVGPLKRARELEGFQFVLMTMQANPEFEDFNWDTGLLVTQ
- a CDS encoding TetR/AcrR family transcriptional regulator; this encodes MAWDTDATKAKLLNAAISEFSERGFSGGRVHEISKKSGTNPERIYFYFGNKAKLFEAALTHELTTALEDVPVNGQGPIAVADFAGRYFDFAVSHPSLARLTSWEGLERSSPVGARVRALQAANKVTEIQAALPGVTVTQAEDLLLSIVTLCHAWVSSPNVHEVITGQLDLERRRRTIVRHTELMADDTP
- a CDS encoding NAD(P)-dependent alcohol dehydrogenase — protein: MQITAAVAREHDKPFTIEQLELDGLRHNEVRVRLVATGICHTDVLVRDGVYPTPLPAVLGHEGAGVVEAVGDSVVSVVPGDHVVLAAAYCGHCKRCRNGQMAYCENLMAADFGGRRMDGQTSLSKDGEVISSHFFGQSSFATYANVVEESIVRVDKDLPLEHLGPLGCGINTGAGTVLNELQPDIGSSLVVFGTGAVGCAAVMAAKVADCATIVAVDIHDSRLELARELGATHVINSLTENVADRLREITAGQGVDYVVDTTGIPALLRQAADALGVRGTVALVGAAKPGTEVSFEIGASLVKGWTFKTVVQGSSVPQVFIPRLIQLWKEGRFPFEKLVGDYSLEDINQGFADSKSGKTIKPVIVF